A genome region from Arthrobacter sp. V1I9 includes the following:
- a CDS encoding WhiB family transcriptional regulator, with product MGQAERIQEDAVVAGQATARYRARGVPSDWYVDPADPDAAERYNTNKDFLQDQATAFLAAHEALLDGGQDPEDELDPPMELAAGTAQPVWIGLPFQQDFDDEGELGWQTDALCAQTDPEAFFPEKGGSTRDAKKVCGACNVRSQCLEYALANDERFGIWGGLSERERRRLRKRAI from the coding sequence GTGGGGCAAGCAGAGCGTATCCAGGAAGATGCCGTCGTGGCCGGCCAGGCAACGGCAAGATACCGTGCACGGGGGGTACCCAGCGATTGGTACGTCGACCCGGCCGATCCTGACGCTGCGGAGCGGTACAACACCAACAAGGACTTCCTGCAGGACCAGGCAACAGCTTTCCTTGCTGCGCACGAAGCACTGCTGGACGGCGGGCAGGACCCCGAAGACGAGCTCGATCCGCCCATGGAGCTGGCGGCCGGAACAGCACAGCCTGTTTGGATCGGACTGCCCTTCCAGCAGGACTTTGATGATGAAGGCGAGCTCGGCTGGCAGACGGATGCGCTGTGCGCCCAGACCGATCCCGAGGCGTTCTTCCCCGAAAAGGGCGGCTCCACCCGTGACGCCAAGAAGGTCTGTGGTGCCTGCAACGTGCGGTCCCAGTGCCTTGAATACGCCCTGGCAAATGACGAGCGGTTCGGCATCTGGGGAGGCCTTTCCGAGCGTGAGCGCCGGCGGCTAAGGAAGCGAGCAATCTAA
- a CDS encoding TIGR03089 family protein, which translates to MTTPAIDLMTSLRSGNSTAPRLTWYGPDSERVELSGKVLDNWVAKTSNLLQDELDAEPGMRLALDLPAHWKGLVWALAAWQLGLETVLNGGEADFLATARPEPAAGKYDAVIAVALPALAMRWAGELPAGCLDYAAEVRSHGDVFMQHTEADPSSCAIVAHDGRRHSHQDLLDAFAVPHEEAVRLHIPGKDGLEAALANALGAWRLGGSVVMTHPDVEPTEKLLAAERIHGS; encoded by the coding sequence ATGACTACCCCGGCAATCGATTTGATGACCAGCCTTCGTTCAGGCAACTCCACAGCCCCCCGCCTCACCTGGTATGGACCGGATTCGGAGCGCGTGGAGCTGTCCGGAAAGGTGCTGGACAACTGGGTGGCTAAAACCAGCAACCTCCTTCAGGACGAACTGGATGCCGAACCCGGTATGCGGCTGGCGCTGGACCTGCCCGCGCACTGGAAAGGACTGGTCTGGGCGCTGGCCGCCTGGCAGCTTGGCCTTGAGACAGTCCTGAACGGCGGTGAAGCGGACTTCCTGGCCACGGCCCGGCCGGAGCCGGCTGCAGGTAAGTACGACGCCGTCATAGCCGTTGCGCTGCCGGCCCTCGCCATGCGCTGGGCCGGCGAACTGCCGGCCGGTTGCCTGGATTACGCGGCGGAAGTGCGCTCCCACGGAGATGTATTTATGCAGCACACCGAGGCCGACCCCTCGTCCTGCGCAATCGTTGCGCACGACGGCCGCCGGCACTCCCACCAGGACCTGCTTGACGCCTTCGCAGTGCCCCACGAAGAGGCCGTTCGGCTGCACATACCGGGAAAGGACGGACTGGAGGCGGCGTTGGCCAATGCGCTGGGCGCATGGCGGCTCGGGGGCTCAGTGGTGATGACGCACCCCGATGTTGAGCCCACGGAGAAGCTGCTCGCCGCCGAACGGATCCACGGCAGCTGA
- a CDS encoding GtrA family protein — translation MFNTLADRVRGLASLFWREVAKFGAVGGVAFVIDNGLTYYLMHGPMTDSEAKARFVGASVATIFSWIANRLWTFRHRRQDNVLREFLMFILINGIGIGISTGFTALAKYGLGITDKNMLFFAGVAGILVATVVRFFAYRFLVFNKELDQDPEFSHDHELIELHHHAKDTGVGTGLAEREPFTEDPAQPTK, via the coding sequence ATGTTTAACACACTTGCAGATCGCGTCCGGGGGCTCGCCTCGCTTTTCTGGCGTGAGGTAGCCAAGTTTGGGGCCGTGGGCGGTGTGGCATTCGTCATCGACAACGGCCTTACTTATTACCTTATGCACGGTCCAATGACGGACAGCGAGGCCAAGGCCCGCTTTGTCGGCGCTTCGGTGGCCACCATCTTTTCCTGGATTGCCAACCGCCTCTGGACCTTCCGGCACCGCCGCCAGGACAACGTACTCCGCGAATTCCTGATGTTCATCCTGATCAACGGAATCGGAATCGGCATCTCCACCGGCTTCACTGCCCTCGCAAAGTACGGGCTTGGCATCACCGACAAGAACATGCTCTTCTTCGCGGGAGTGGCAGGCATCCTGGTAGCCACGGTGGTCCGGTTCTTCGCCTACCGGTTCCTGGTGTTCAACAAGGAACTGGACCAGGACCCCGAGTTCTCGCACGACCACGAGCTCATTGAACTCCACCACCATGCCAAGGACACCGGTGTCGGCACGGGTCTGGCAGAGCGTGAGCCCTTTACGGAAGACCCCGCCCAGCCCACAAAGTAA
- a CDS encoding 5-(carboxyamino)imidazole ribonucleotide synthase, with amino-acid sequence MTFPVIGVVGGGQLARMMAPAATALGFELRVLAEGEDVSAVPAVASSPVGDYKDLQTLLEFSKGLDVMTFDHEHVPTAHLRALQEAGVNVQPGPDALVHAQDKLVMRAAIDRLELPNPVWASVADVAALVSFGEDTGWPVVLKTPRGGYDGKGVRIISSAEEAADTFEWFEAMSPLLAEAKVEFTRELSALVARTPDGEARAWPVVHTIQVDGVCDEVIAPALDIPVEVAAAAEDAALRIAHELGVTGVLAVELFETPGTGAGFLINELAMRPHNTGHWTQDGSVTSQFEQHLRAVLNLPLGATDVLAPVVVMKNFLGGDNQDLFSAFPLALASEPAAKVHCYGKSVRPGRKIGHVNLVGSSTAEVDDVRRRAGTVAGIIRDGRVPAEEPQAIFEEKA; translated from the coding sequence GTGACTTTTCCAGTAATAGGTGTGGTTGGCGGCGGCCAGCTCGCGCGAATGATGGCCCCAGCCGCGACTGCACTCGGCTTTGAACTCCGTGTCCTGGCCGAGGGCGAGGACGTTTCCGCCGTCCCGGCAGTGGCCTCCTCTCCGGTGGGCGACTACAAGGACCTGCAGACTCTTTTGGAGTTTTCCAAGGGCCTTGACGTCATGACCTTTGACCACGAGCATGTCCCCACGGCACATCTCCGGGCGCTGCAGGAAGCCGGCGTCAACGTCCAGCCCGGCCCCGACGCCCTCGTGCATGCGCAGGACAAGCTGGTGATGCGGGCCGCAATCGACCGGCTGGAGCTTCCCAACCCGGTGTGGGCGTCGGTGGCGGACGTGGCCGCACTCGTCAGCTTCGGCGAGGACACCGGATGGCCTGTGGTTTTGAAAACGCCCCGCGGCGGTTACGACGGCAAGGGCGTACGGATCATCTCCTCTGCGGAGGAGGCCGCCGACACCTTCGAATGGTTTGAGGCCATGAGCCCCCTCCTGGCAGAGGCAAAAGTCGAATTCACCCGCGAACTTTCCGCCCTGGTCGCACGGACGCCGGACGGCGAAGCCCGGGCCTGGCCCGTGGTACACACCATCCAGGTGGACGGGGTGTGTGATGAGGTCATTGCCCCCGCCCTGGACATTCCGGTGGAAGTTGCGGCCGCAGCCGAGGACGCCGCTTTGCGTATAGCCCATGAACTGGGAGTGACAGGGGTCCTCGCCGTGGAGCTCTTCGAAACCCCGGGTACCGGCGCAGGGTTCCTCATTAACGAACTGGCCATGCGCCCCCACAACACCGGCCACTGGACGCAGGACGGGTCGGTCACCAGCCAGTTTGAACAGCACCTTCGGGCGGTCCTGAACCTCCCGCTCGGCGCCACTGATGTTCTGGCTCCGGTAGTGGTGATGAAGAACTTCCTGGGCGGCGACAACCAGGACCTGTTTTCCGCCTTCCCCCTGGCGCTGGCCAGCGAGCCGGCTGCCAAAGTGCACTGCTACGGCAAGTCGGTACGGCCGGGCCGGAAGATTGGCCATGTAAACCTGGTGGGGTCATCCACTGCAGAGGTTGACGACGTCCGACGCCGTGCAGGAACCGTGGCGGGCATCATCCGGGACGGGCGGGTACCCGCCGAAGAACCGCAGGCAATTTTTGAGGAGAAAGCATGA